aaatcagaacaGAGAATTCACCATTAGggtggttttgttttgaacaGAGATCTTTCTGCAGGAGAGGGTGGTGGGGGTTTAAATGAGCAATACTGCCCAAATAATTAGTTATGGTGGATAATACTCTTAAGAAGTTTATGACTTTATGTGAAGATAAACTAAAGCAGAAAGATACCCTTATAGTCATACAACATTCCATATGGACTGGATCAGTCAAACAGCCATTACACATATGAAGATCAAAGTTGACAACAATAATAGGCAAAAATATCCTCAACAGCATACGAAACGAACCAAAAcctaataaaaaaacataaatattctGAAGCaatgataataatttaattaaatataaaattcaattttagCTTAGATGGAAATCAGAAGATAAAGGCCCCCAAACCCAAACCTTCATTGTATATGCTGCACTGAAATGTAATTTGTTTGCCGCATCCTGTTGAAGTGTTGATGTTATATACGGTGTGGGAGGATTCTTCcgcattttgtttttcttagaGCTGAccacttgaaaattttgtgaatTAATCTGCcgttcaatttcttttgcctTGGTATGAGAGTCAATAGAAAATTGATTTAACTTTTTGGAATCAAAATGGGTCAAGTGCGCTGAGAAGTCTGGGGCATTTACTGATGAACCTGGTTCTTTTTGGTCCAATTCAATCTCAGCAGTCCAATATTCCTGCTGTTTAAATTCATCAATTTCCATTTCTCTGTCACATAGAAGAGCCAGTGCAGCAGATTGGACTCGCCCTGCAGACTGGCAACCTGGTAGTTTCCTCCATAACAGTGGTGAAATGTTAAATCCAATCAAGTAATCAAGAGCACGTCGTGCAAGGTAAGCATGGACCAAGTTTTCATCGATTTCTCTTGGAGCTTGCAGAGCACTTTTGATAGAGGTCTCAGTGATTTCATGAAAGACAACTCTTGCTACATTAATATCTTCACGTAAAGCATCCTGTTGTTGCAGCATCTCAATAATGTGCCAAGCAATAGCCTCTCCTTCACGATCGGGATCTGATGCAAGAATAAGATTTTCTGCTCTGATGAACAAGgtaaaacaaataagaaaattcaaaaaacataccccaaaaattgaaaataaaaaacagaaatgcTTAAGTTACTGAATTCAATATCAGTACTATACACCAGCATCCTAGGTTAGAATGAATGCCCACAAAAAACGCATCTCATTAGTTTCCAACCATATGGGGAACCTTAACAGCCTCATAATCACAGTTGCTTAAGGCCAATTGGACGtgaatgaaaatgataaagaaCCATACCCAGTTAGTGCAACCTTTATGCTCTTAAGATGAGTCCAGGCAGCAGATGGAACTTCCCACACCATACTAAAATCATCATCAGGCCTTACAGATCCTGACCTAGCAGCCAAGTCCCTTACATGACCATAGCTAGGCAGCACTTCAAACATATCACCAAGATAACCCTGAATAACCTTTGCCTTTGTAGCAGACTCCACAACCACGACAGTTCTCCCAGTCGCGGGGTACAGCTGCTTCAGTGTCATTTTTCCTTGAGGTTTCACTTTGCCCATTTTTTGTGGTATATGTTTCTGGGGTGACTTGGAATCTGAAGTTATAGACTTTCCCTTTCTACTAGAGTTTccacttttcttctttggctGGGGTTTTATTGAAGAACCATCACTAATTTCTACAGGCGCTTTTCCCGTGAAATTCAACTGAAAGACTGCAGTGTTAGTTACAATAGTGCAATGTAAAAATAAGATTCAATCCTAATTCTACTTGAAAATTTATAGTTGCTGACCTCTGAATCCTGTGCAGATTTTTTGCCACTTTTGGTACTACCAGATTTCTTTGTTTGAGAAGTACCTTTAGAACTTTGTGTCGCAGCAGCTTCTGCTGGGGCATTAGCAGCAGAAATTTGTTCTTTAGTTTTCTTGCTTTTCGAcctcttttttcctttgactTTAGGGACATGGTTATCATTGATTATAAGCGAATTTGAAAGGAAAGATCCCAGTTTTCCATCTCCCTTCTCACTTCCAATCTGCCGTTCAGTTGAAGCTTCTACATCAACATCTTTGGAGATGCTTGAAACTGTAGCTTCGTTTTTGCTTTGAGCCGCCAATGCCTTTTCCCGTTTCCTCCGTTTACTGAGCTGTTTGAAAAAAGATGTACTTACAGAATACTTGCCATTTTGGGCACCAACACTCTCTAATTTGCTTGTCACATGTGGAACTTGAGAAAAAAACCTCTTGGCAAAACCTCCAATGCTATAATTAGCTACACTTCCGAAAGACCCGGGACTGATAATATTACCAGGACCCAAAGAATTCAGGGAACCAGGTTTTAAATTAGAAAAGGCACGTTCAGACCCATCACCACTTCTTCTGAAAGAATGAAAACTAGGTCCAACCTTTGCAGGGTTTATCATGATCATGCAAGAAACTCCAGATTTTTTTAACTTAAGCTGAGAATAATTTCTGTATTTACTTGCAGTCAAAATCGGGGAAGATGGCAAAAAAACGCATGGGTAAGTCTCAAATGCCCTGTACTGCAACTGTTACACCAATTGCACACATTAGAATACGATTTTCAGAGAAACAGCATACGTAAACAAATTGTGAACACGCATTGGCACaagcacacacacacacacaaaatttgACATGTTGCACTAGCTTGAATATAGCACATTTAAGAAAACCCAACGAAAATCTACGCTT
The window above is part of the Prunus dulcis chromosome 1, ALMONDv2, whole genome shotgun sequence genome. Proteins encoded here:
- the LOC117614760 gene encoding DNA topoisomerase 1 isoform X2, giving the protein MAMIHFQRTLSLTVPTSSASSFVCSNTLASSALRLRRSMAKLQYRAFETYPCVFLPSSPILTASKYRNYSQLKLKKSGVSCMIMINPAKVGPSFHSFRRSGDGSERAFSNLKPGSLNSLGPGNIISPGSFGSVANYSIGGFAKRFFSQVPHVTSKLESVGAQNGKYSVSTSFFKQLSKRRKREKALAAQSKNEATVSSISKDVDVEASTERQIGSEKGDGKLGSFLSNSLIINDNHVPKVKGKKRSKSKKTKEQISAANAPAEAAATQSSKGTSQTKKSGSTKSGKKSAQDSELNFTGKAPVEISDGSSIKPQPKKKSGNSSRKGKSITSDSKSPQKHIPQKMGKVKPQGKMTLKQLYPATGRTVVVVESATKAKVIQGYLGDMFEVLPSYGHVRDLAARSGSVRPDDDFSMVWEVPSAAWTHLKSIKVALTGAENLILASDPDREGEAIAWHIIEMLQQQDALREDINVARVVFHEITETSIKSALQAPREIDENLVHAYLARRALDYLIGFNISPLLWRKLPGCQSAGRVQSAALALLCDREMEIDEFKQQEYWTAEIELDQKEPGSSVNAPDFSAHLTHFDSKKLNQFSIDSHTKAKEIERQINSQNFQVVSSKKNKMRKNPPTPYITSTLQQDAANKLHFSAAYTMKLAQKLYEGVQLSDGKAAGLITYMRTDGLHISDEACKDVCSLVIQRYGQNFASESPRKFFKKVKNAQEAHEAIRPTDVRRLPSLFRGMLDEDSLKLYTLIWCRTVACQMEPATIEQIQLDIGNAGESIVFRSSCSRVEFLGYQAVFEDVEAQAVKYKENEGNSRNEGFGLLNSLKCGDPLYVGKVELKEHHTQPPARYSEASLVKKLEELGIGRPSTYASTLKVLQDRNYVTVKSRVLHPEFRGRMLDNVSAGLTEWKGLLRDYWTRFSAYCDRTSTVHIHQVEKMMEKKFGDFLFASLPDQSRTCPCCMEGNLIFKVSRFGAGYFIGCDQHPKCKYIAKTLYGDDEEESTPKNSSMEEPKVLGLSPGSNEKVLLKNGPYGSYVQLGEDRKGNSPKRASVSHIKDVGSITLEDALELMRYPVTLGNHPEDGQPVIIKVARVGFAVRHRRTIASVPKVYKNKKPSEITLEDALELLSSSNVRRSGRPKSKPKVEEEVMLEAV
- the LOC117614760 gene encoding DNA topoisomerase 1 isoform X1 codes for the protein MAMIHFQRTLSLTVPTSSASSFVCSNTLASSALRLRRSMAKLQYRAFETYPCVFLPSSPILTASKYRNYSQLKLKKSGVSCMIMINPAKVGPSFHSFRRSGDGSERAFSNLKPGSLNSLGPGNIISPGSFGSVANYSIGGFAKRFFSQVPHVTSKLESVGAQNGKYSVSTSFFKQLSKRRKREKALAAQSKNEATVSSISKDVDVEASTERQIGSEKGDGKLGSFLSNSLIINDNHVPKVKGKKRSKSKKTKEQISAANAPAEAAATQSSKGTSQTKKSGSTKSGKKSAQDSELNFTGKAPVEISDGSSIKPQPKKKSGNSSRKGKSITSDSKSPQKHIPQKMGKVKPQGKMTLKQLYPATGRTVVVVESATKAKVIQGYLGDMFEVLPSYGHVRDLAARSGSVRPDDDFSMVWEVPSAAWTHLKSIKVALTGAENLILASDPDREGEAIAWHIIEMLQQQDALREDINVARVVFHEITETSIKSALQAPREIDENLVHAYLARRALDYLIGFNISPLLWRKLPGCQSAGRVQSAALALLCDREMEIDEFKQQEYWTAEIELDQKEPGSSVNAPDFSAHLTHFDSKKLNQFSIDSHTKAKEIERQINSQNFQVVSSKKNKMRKNPPTPYITSTLQQDAANKLHFSAAYTMKLAQKLYEGVQLSDGKAAGLITYMRTDGLHISDEACKDVCSLVIQRYGQNFASESPRKFFKKVKNAQEAHEAIRPTDVRRLPSLFRGMLDEDSLKLYTLIWCRTVACQMEPATIEQIQLDIGNAGESIVFRSSCSRVEFLGYQAVFEDVEAQAVKYKENEGNSRNEGFGLLNSLKCGDPLYVGKVELKEHHTQPPARYSEASLVKKLEELGIGRPSTYASTLKVLQDRNYVTVKSRVLHPEFRGRMVSAFLGHHFSEVTDYSFTADMETELDNVSAGLTEWKGLLRDYWTRFSAYCDRTSTVHIHQVEKMMEKKFGDFLFASLPDQSRTCPCCMEGNLIFKVSRFGAGYFIGCDQHPKCKYIAKTLYGDDEEESTPKNSSMEEPKVLGLSPGSNEKVLLKNGPYGSYVQLGEDRKGNSPKRASVSHIKDVGSITLEDALELMRYPVTLGNHPEDGQPVIIKVARVGFAVRHRRTIASVPKVYKNKKPSEITLEDALELLSSSNVRRSGRPKSKPKVEEEVMLEAV